The following proteins come from a genomic window of Polaribacter dokdonensis:
- a CDS encoding HD domain-containing protein produces MNQEEVIQNTIAFVKEELKDAEGGHDWFHIERVFRNTLLIARDEKVDAFVVSLAALLHDIADPKFHNGNEKLGPKKATKFLIEQNVPKEIGKHVVKIIKNISFKNSLEENKNQFNSKELQVVQDADRLDAIGAIGIARCFNYGGFKNRALYDPEVQPNLNMTKEEYKNSKAPTINHFYEKLLLLKDEMNTDAGKKIAENRHEYMEGFLKQFYNEWNGKLEL; encoded by the coding sequence ATGAATCAAGAAGAAGTAATACAAAATACAATTGCATTTGTTAAAGAAGAATTAAAAGACGCTGAAGGAGGCCATGATTGGTTTCATATAGAACGTGTATTTAGAAATACTTTATTAATTGCTAGAGATGAAAAAGTAGATGCTTTTGTAGTTTCTTTGGCTGCATTACTGCATGATATTGCTGATCCTAAATTTCATAATGGAAATGAGAAATTAGGCCCTAAAAAAGCAACAAAGTTTCTTATTGAACAAAATGTACCAAAAGAGATTGGTAAACACGTAGTTAAAATTATTAAGAATATATCTTTCAAAAATTCTCTAGAAGAAAATAAAAATCAATTTAATTCTAAAGAATTACAGGTTGTACAAGATGCTGATAGATTAGATGCTATTGGTGCTATTGGAATTGCACGTTGTTTTAATTATGGTGGTTTTAAAAATAGAGCATTGTATGACCCAGAAGTACAACCCAATTTAAATATGACCAAAGAAGAGTATAAAAACTCTAAAGCACCAACTATTAATCACTTTTATGAAAAGTTATTGCTTTTAAAAGATGAAATGAATACTGATGCAGGAAAAAAGATTGCAGAAAACAGACATGAATATATGGAAGGTTTTCTAAAACAATTCTACAATGAGTGGAATGGAAAATTAGAGCTTTAA
- a CDS encoding BrxA/BrxB family bacilliredoxin has protein sequence MYPEELVKPMRDELINAGFEALYTSEDVENAMSKEGTTLVMVNSVCGCAAGTARPGAIASLGADKTPTNLTTVFAGVEKESTQKAREFMIPFPPSSPAIALFKDGNLVHMLERHHIEGRSAQMIAQNLAAAYEEHC, from the coding sequence ATGTATCCAGAAGAATTAGTAAAACCAATGCGTGATGAGTTAATTAACGCTGGTTTTGAAGCATTATATACAAGTGAAGATGTTGAAAACGCAATGTCTAAGGAAGGTACTACTTTAGTAATGGTAAACTCTGTATGTGGTTGTGCAGCTGGTACTGCAAGACCTGGAGCTATTGCTTCTTTAGGTGCAGACAAAACACCAACCAATTTAACTACAGTTTTTGCTGGTGTAGAAAAAGAATCTACTCAAAAAGCTAGAGAATTTATGATTCCTTTTCCACCTTCATCGCCTGCAATTGCCTTATTTAAAGATGGTAATTTAGTGCACATGTTAGAAAGACATCATATTGAAGGTCGTTCTGCACAAATGATTGCACAAAACTTAGCTGCTGCTTACGAAGAGCACTGTTAA
- a CDS encoding TerB family tellurite resistance protein, with amino-acid sequence MNSFSKWLGAGLGFTLGGPIGAAIGFAIGSFVDGFTLDEFKQEQLDYDKNRKPKGSFRRANTQSGDFEMSLLVLASIVIKSDGKIDQRELDFVRSQFLNMYGKQRANNAFKLFKGIVKKQISARQVCIQIREHMSHSARLQLLHFLFGIAKADEFVTKNEVEEIRKIAGYLYINQNDYESIKAMFYNESDNSYKILEITKSATNDEVKSAYRKMVKKYHPDKVQDLGEEHIKGAKEKFQSIQTAYENIKSERGM; translated from the coding sequence ATGAATAGTTTTTCTAAATGGTTAGGAGCAGGTTTAGGTTTTACGTTAGGAGGCCCAATAGGAGCAGCAATTGGTTTTGCAATTGGTAGTTTTGTAGACGGTTTTACACTAGACGAATTTAAACAAGAACAATTAGATTATGATAAAAATCGTAAGCCAAAAGGGAGTTTTAGAAGAGCAAATACGCAATCTGGAGATTTTGAAATGAGTCTTCTTGTTTTAGCATCGATTGTTATAAAATCTGATGGTAAAATAGATCAACGTGAATTAGATTTTGTGCGTTCTCAGTTCTTAAATATGTATGGTAAACAACGTGCAAATAATGCATTTAAATTGTTTAAAGGTATAGTTAAGAAACAAATTTCTGCACGTCAAGTGTGTATTCAAATTAGAGAGCATATGTCTCATTCTGCTCGTTTACAATTGTTACACTTTTTATTTGGTATTGCTAAAGCAGATGAGTTTGTAACTAAAAATGAGGTAGAAGAAATTCGTAAAATTGCAGGTTACTTATACATCAATCAAAATGATTATGAATCTATTAAAGCCATGTTTTATAATGAGTCTGATAATTCTTATAAAATTTTAGAGATTACAAAAAGTGCAACTAATGATGAGGTTAAATCTGCATACAGAAAAATGGTAAAAAAATACCATCCAGATAAAGTGCAAGATTTAGGAGAAGAGCACATAAAAGGCGCAAAAGAAAAATTTCAAAGCATACAAACTGCCTACGAAAACATTAAAAGCGAAAGAGGCATGTAA